The following nucleotide sequence is from Metamycoplasma phocicerebrale.
AAGAATTACAAAAAATGCTAAAGTTTTAAAAACATTAGTTAACAAAAAAGATGTTTATTCATTAGAAGATGCTATTAATTTAGCAAAAAAAGCATCTTTCGCTAAATTTGATGAATCATTAGACATAGCAATTAGATTAAATTTAGACACTAGAAAATCAGATCAACAATTACGTGGAGCTGTTGTTTTACCAAATGGTACAGGAAAAACAGTTAAAGTGCTAGTTGCGACAGATGATGTTACAGCTCAAAAAGCTGCTTTGGAAGCTGGCGCTGATTTAGTATACTCATCTGCTGAATTACCAGAAATTTTAAATCAAGACAAATATGACTTTGATGTTATAGTTGCTGATCCTAAAATGATGTTAGTTTTAGGTAAATATGGTAAAAAACTTGGACCTAAAGGTTTAATGCCTAACCCTAAAACTGGAACAGTTACAACGAACCCAGCTAAAGCTGTTGAAGAATTAAAAAAAGGTAAGGCAAATTACCGTGCTGACAAAGGTGGAATCATTCATGCTTCAGTTGGTAAAAAATCAATGGACACAGAAGCATTAGTTCAAAATGCAGAAACTTTAATTCAAACAATTAAGAGATTAAAACCACAAACAGTTAAAGGGACATATGTTTTAAACATAGTTGTTTCAACATCAATGGGTGCGTCTGTTAAAGTTAAACTTGATTAATAAAAATATTTTAAAAATCCGGAGTACCGGATTTTTTATTATTATTTAATATTATTAAAGGCTTTTAGACCTGGATAAATACCTTTTTGTTTTAATTCATCTTCAATTTTAATTAAACGATTATATTTGGCGATCCTATCTGTTCTTGACATAGAACCTGTTTTAATTTCTCCGGTACTAAAAGCTACTGCTAAATCAGCTATAAAAGTATCTTCTGTTTCTCCTGATCTATGAGATATAACAGGAACTAAATTTGCTTCTTGAGACATTCTAATTGCTTTTATAGTTTCAGTTAAAGAACCTATTTGATTAATTTTAATTAAAGAAGCATTTATGGCTTTTTTATCAATCGCCATTTGAATATATTTAGGATTTGTAACAATTAAATCATC
It contains:
- the rplA gene encoding 50S ribosomal protein L1, whose protein sequence is MAKRITKNAKVLKTLVNKKDVYSLEDAINLAKKASFAKFDESLDIAIRLNLDTRKSDQQLRGAVVLPNGTGKTVKVLVATDDVTAQKAALEAGADLVYSSAELPEILNQDKYDFDVIVADPKMMLVLGKYGKKLGPKGLMPNPKTGTVTTNPAKAVEELKKGKANYRADKGGIIHASVGKKSMDTEALVQNAETLIQTIKRLKPQTVKGTYVLNIVVSTSMGASVKVKLD